One Hemibagrus wyckioides isolate EC202008001 linkage group LG09, SWU_Hwy_1.0, whole genome shotgun sequence DNA segment encodes these proteins:
- the chrm5a gene encoding LOW QUALITY PROTEIN: muscarinic acetylcholine receptor M5a (The sequence of the model RefSeq protein was modified relative to this genomic sequence to represent the inferred CDS: substituted 1 base at 1 genomic stop codon), protein MDRSQMGNSTVSYNTSDVQLVTHSLWEIITIATVSAIVSLITITGNILVMLSFKVNSQLKTVNNYYLLSLAFADLIIGMFSMNLYTSYILMGYWSLGSLACDLWLAMDYVVSNASVMNLLVISFDRYFSITRPLTYRAKRTPKRAGIMIGLAWLVSLILWAPPILCWQYFVGKRTVPERQCQIQFFSEPVITFGTAIAAFYIPVSVMTILYCRIYKETEKRTKDLAELQEVSHSTDHEIKNESQMSIIKSCFSTTTRRQNQVSWTSSSHNTKSANTFNDEWCKADHLTTCNSYTSSEEEECAPGVLVVYRNHACRENNSVLSNNGEEENFFLSAGKNNSHECKTFVSYSFKPSVKDNNSTHAKNENPKETSSMQSLAESISIQSTALSSKPNNPMLKSQITKRKRMVLIKERKAAQTLSAILLAFILTWTPYNIMVLISTFCSDCIPLSLWHLGYWLCYVNSTVNPMCYALCNKTFQKTFRMLLLCQWKRRLEDXLY, encoded by the coding sequence ATGGACAGAAGTCAAATGGGCAACTCCACTGTCAGTTACAACACTTCAGATGTCCAACTTGTCACACATAGCCTATGGGAGATCATCACTATTGCTACGGTCTCAGCTATAGTAAGCCTGATCACAATAACTGGAAATATTCTAGTGATGCTCTCCTTCAAGGTAAATAGTCAACTAAAAACAGTTAATAACTACTATCTACTAAGCCTGGCTTTTGCTGACCTTATCATTGGTATGTTTTCCATGAATTTATACACTTCCTATATACTCATGGGCTATTGGTCACTAGGTAGCCTTGCATGTGACCTCTGGTTGGCTATGGACTATGTGGTCAGTAATGCCTCAGTTATGAACTTGCTAGTAATTAGCTTTGATCGTTACTTCTCCATTACAAGACCTCTGACCTACAGAGCTAAGCGAACGCCAAAGCGTGCAGGGATCATGATTGGACTGGCTTGGCTTGTGTCCCTCATCCTTTGGGCACCACCAATTTTGTGCTGGCAGTATTTTGTAGGCAAAAGAACAGTACCTGAGAGACAATGTCAAATCCAATTCTTCTCAGAGCCTGTGATAACTTTTGGGACAGCAATTGCTGCATTTTATATTCCAGTTTCTGTCATGACCATCTTGTACTGTCGGATTtacaaagagacagaaaagcGCACTAAAGACCTGGCGGAACTCCAGGAAGTCAGCCATTCTACAGAccatgaaattaaaaatgagtCACAGATGTCTATAATTAAGTCCTGCTTCAGCACCACCACCAGAAGGCAGAACCAGGTATCCTGGACATCCTCCAGCCATAACACTAAATCTGCCAACACCTTCAATGATGAGTGGTGTAAAGCTGATCACCTTACCACTTGTAACAGCTATACATCTTCAGAAGAAGAGGAATGTGCTCCTGGAGTCCTGGTGGTCTACAGGAATCATGCTTGCAGAGAGAACAATTCAGTCCTGTCCAATAATGGAGAGGAAGAGAATTTCTTCCTGTCGGCAGGTAAAAACAACTCCCATGAGTGCAAGACGTTTGTTTCCTATAGTTTCAAACCATCTGTAAAGGACAACAACTCTACACATGCCAAAAATGAGAATCCCAAAGAAACAAGCTCCATGCAATCTTTGGCTGAGTCCATAAGCATACAGTCAACAGCACTGTCTTCTAAACCTAACAACCCAATGCTGAAGAGCCAGATAACCAAACGCAAGAGGATGGTCCTgatcaaagaaagaaaggcagcaCAGACTCTTAGTGCTATTCTGCTGGCCTTCATCCTCACATGGACACCTTACAATATCATGGTGCTTATCTCTACCTTCTGTTCAGATTGCATACCTCTGTCTCTATGGCACCTGGGCTACTGGCTATGCTATGTCAATAGCACAGTCAACCCAATGTGCTATGCTCTCTGCAACAAAACCTTTCAGAAGACCTTCCGGATGCTTCTCCTATGCCAGTGGAAGAGGAGGCTGGAAGATTAACTTTATTAG
- the LOC131358944 gene encoding ER membrane protein complex subunit 7-like — protein MLLKYLDGLILAVLFGLCTHYNAVAEGEEKFRIEGRALVYGVRTEEWTPFAHVLLDEQEHVGFVRLDGSFTVNDVPSGSYVVHIVSPVYRFEPVRVDITATGKMRARRVNYIKTSEVVQLPYPVQMRCTGQHSYFIKRDTWGWSDFFMNPMVLMMVFPLLIIFLLPKLINMNDPGMRREMEQSMNMLNPSPEIPDVSELMTKFFAPPKSQGKSGTHRGHRGSAPRRR, from the exons aTGCTTTTAAAATATCTGGACGGTTTAATTCTGGCGGTTTTGTTTGGGTTATGCACACACTATAACGCAGTAGCGGAAGGTGAAGAGAAATTCCGCATTGAGGGTCGCGCGCTCGTCTACGGCGTGAGAACAGAGGAGTGGACACCGTTCGCTCACGTGCTGCTAGATGAACAGGAGCATGTCGGCTtcgtcag ACTTGATGGAAGTTTCACAGTAAATGATGTGCCGTCCGGATCTTATGTGGTCCACATTGTGTCCCCGGTCTACAGATTCGAGCCTGTCAGAGTGGACATTACTGCAACAGGCAAAATGCG TGCCAGAAGAGTCAATTATATCAAGACGTCTGAGGTAGTGCAATTGCCGTACCCTGTTCAGATGAGATGTACAGGACAGCATTCATACTTTATAAAACGAGACACATGGGGTTGGTCTGATTTCTTTATGAATCCTATG GTTCTCATGATGGTTTTTCCTCTTTTGATCATCTTTCTTCTCCCAAAGCTCATCAACATGAATGATCCAGGGATGAGAAGG gaaATGGAACAGTCAATGAATATGCTCAATCCCAGCCCTGAGATTCCAGATGTGTCCGAGCTCATGACCAAGTTTTTTGCCCCACCTAAAAGCCAAGGTAAATCAGGAACTCACAGGGGGCACAGAGGCAGTGCTCCACGCAGGAGATAA
- the zgc:194887 gene encoding fibrinogen-like protein 1-like protein: MIFFKSMVMALLSIAISAGVLAVQQKVKNIHLLSPEEQKFIQNAGHKGLPRDCHELWESSGGQARDGVYIIKPGDLPIVAFCAMQEGGWTVIQHITVNSSVDFDRTWEEYKLGFGTLTGNHWLGNEYIHQLTSGPIRYKLGIKLVDKDAITKTGEYDPALVEGEDAQYRLRLGLYHGTAADALTLDPENYLHDNQKFTTKDRDNDNYFQNCAKLEFQGVAGGGWWYDACAGANLNRRNVIYWQKDCNKEHLCKYAWMMVKPSDMVKIMHPADCKRDEL; encoded by the exons ATGATATTTTTCAAGAGTATGGTGATGGCTCTGTTGAGCATTGCCATTTCAGCTGGAGTACTAGCTGTACAGCAGAAAGTTAAAAACATCCATCTTCTTTCTCCAGAAGAGCAAAAATTCATTCAAAATGCTGGACATAAAG GGTTACCCAGGGACTGCCATGAACTGTGGGAAAGTTCTGGAGGTCAGGCACGGGATGGTGTCTACATAATCAAGCCCGGAGACTTACCCATTGTAGCTTTCTGTGCCATGCAGGAAGGTGGCTGGACTGTGATCCAGCACATTACAGTTAACAGCAGTGTGGACTTTGACCGCACCTGGGAAGAGTATAAGTTGGGCTTTGGAACCTTGACTGGCAACCACTGGTTGGGAAATGAGTATATCCACCAACTCACCAGTGGACCTATCCGCTACAAGCTGGGCATCAAGCTAGTGGACAAAGATGCTATAACTAAAACCGGTGAATATGACCCAGCACTGGTGGAAGGAGAAGATGCACAGTATAGGTTGCGTCTGGGCTTGTACCATGGTACTGCTGCAGATGCTCTCACTCTGGACCCAGAGAACTACCTCCACGATAACCAGAAATTTACCACCAAGGACCGTGACAATGATAATTATTTCCAGAACTGTGCCAAGCTAGAGTTTCAGGGAGTTGCTGGTGGGGGGTGGTGGTATGACGCCTGTGCCGGTGCCAACCTCAACCGCCGGAATGTCATCTATTGGCAAAAGGACTGCAACAAGGAGCATCTGTGCAAATATGCCTGGATGATGGTAAAGCCTTCAGATATGGTCAAAATCATGCATCCTGCAGATTGCAAAAGAGATGAGCTCTGA